DNA from Prunus persica cultivar Lovell chromosome G6, Prunus_persica_NCBIv2, whole genome shotgun sequence:
TATTCGCTATATCGGGTTCTAATGAATTGATGATCCACGATAGAACCATATCGTTGCATCTTTTCCAGCAATTGAATTCGGTGGGTTTGATCAACTCCGATGATGGCTCAAGAGAACCATTCGGTGggtttgtttttcccttttagAGCCGTTTTGATCTGCCGGCTCCAGTTGCCATAGTTTTTGGTGGAAAGGGGTGTCTTCACAAGGACCACTCCTGGGTGGTCTGATTGGTATAGGTAATATGGGTGGTCTGGGTTTGAATAGATGTCAGTAGATGAAGCATGTTTTGATTCGTTGCCCTTTTGGTTGGTGTCGTCTCCGACCATGGTAGGCGTACGGGGATTGGGTAGAGACGCAGAACTTAGaaaagctctgataccatgagaAATTGTATATGGGAATTAGATTTCATTGATGTGTTTAACGAAGATAAAGAGATGTCCTTATATAGGCATGATACAACAATACAAATCCTAGAAATTAGctatttaccaaacatggtTCCTAACCAAACTAAGTAAATATTAATTACGATAATCAATTATGACAATTAtgcagatgatgatgatcaaatTTCTTAACAGTAGGGGATAGTTCCAAACCACTCATTGGTAGTGGCGGACCCATAGAAGTGTAAGGAGATACAACTGCATCTTTCCTTGCCTGAAGTAGCTTTGGTGGCGCTGAAAGTTGCCCTCTACAGGTGCCTACCAACTATATGTAAAAATGCCACAATGAGGCTGagttattttctttggtgCGCAGCTGcatgaaattaataaaaagccCAACCTAAGCCTTGGGTTGATATTGATAATAACAAACTTGATAACTTCCCAGCAAGTCTTGAGGTCTggtttcgattttttttcttcttcttcagcaaccactttgattttttttataattttttattttttattttttataatttggctCTCTCTATATTCACATGATCGGTATCAAACTCGAGTATGAACAGGCTGCGCGGTGCACGACTCGAGGTATAATCAATtagaatttgtttgtttaattgataatttgatatgCATTTTGAATAGATTAATTCATATTGATTTTCGttaaattaattgatgatttgataTGAATTTGGTAGACTAATTGTCTAAATGGAatgaattttgtttatattaattgatatCCTAATAGACTATAATTAATAAGATTAATTCTATgtggttgtttattttttttttttttaacctttcTAGTCTTTTAAATACCACCCTTCTCTTGAAAAATTACTTTTAAATACTGCCCTTCTCCTGAAAAATTACTGAATTTGCCATTAGTCATCGGTGATGATGTTACACAATCAAAAGGAATAGTCATGAAATGGATTCAACTGGTTGCCCATTGAtgatcataatttttttattaaaaaaaaagaactattAGATATTGCTTGGAGAATAAAATACACTAGCAATTTCAATTATTGTGTGGTCTACTCTAtaactttttctcttttgtttccaaGTGCGTCATTTTCCATGTGTATACATATATGATATACTATAGCGTGGTCTTAAGCATTGAGATTAATTTCAGTCCAGGCCTACCCATCCCTGTGGAGGAAAGTTGTCCATAATTACGTGGGACAGTTGCCGTACTAAGATTACTAAAATTCAGTCTCAGTCTCATTATTGTAACATTCATTACACATGGGAAATCAAAAAcactaaaaaatataaagtgaCCACATTTGGTTACacatttgataaaataaactGATTTTTAATCAACACGTCGTGCACCTCACTTGTCGTATTATGTGATACACAAAtaggattaaaaaaaaaaagtgatctCTCTTGCATTTTTCAATCCGAAAAAGTAAAAACCTAAACACTGGACAAGGCTGCCAAAAGGGGAAATGTCCCAGTTTGTCTCACCTTCCAAACGTGGCGTAGGGACGTTGGAGGTGTATGGTATGGTATGAGGATGTGAATTATGAATACGAAAccgaaataaataaacaaagtagaaagaaagaaaaaagaagaagcaaagggGTCTTGCTATATAAAGTATATAAAAGCACTTCCATTCAGTCACTAAGTTCTACTTGATCTGAATTCTTCTGAAGGCTGTCCAAAGGTTTCAAGCCTATATCGATCCTTGTGATCAATGGGTTCAACGAAACCTTATTTGGCAGTAATTTTCATACAGATAATATATGCAGGCATGATCTTGCTCTCTAAAGCTGCTTTCAATGGTGGTATGAACAGCTACGTGTTCGTCTTCTACAGACAAATGGCAGGATCTCTGTTCATGTCCCCTCTTGCCATGATCTTTGAAAGGTAATTAAAAACTTcgcttcttcttttccttcttatgATCACAATCACAAATCTACAGTTCgttattggtttttttttggttgggatATATTCCAGGAAAAGTGCAACGCCTCTTTCTGTTGTGACCTTCTGCAAGATTTTTATGCTGTCTTTTCTGGGGTAAGTAGGGTTTTAATCTTTTTCCTAATTGTTAAGTTCATTAATATTTGTTCATTGCtcttgcaaaaataaaaaataaaaaaaaaacaacaaaaaaacaaaaagaaaaagaaatcaatggtTTATGATTATTTCAGGATAACTTTGGCTATAAATGCTTATTGCATTGCCCTTACCTACACATCAGCGACTTTGGGTGCAGCATCCATTAACTGTCTACCTGTTGCAACATTTTTCTTTGCAGTTTTGCTCAGGTACTTGCTTAATTTTGCgcgcgctctctctctctctctctctctcatcttctgTCTCTatataaattgaaattgattcAAAAAAGGAGATTATTAGAAGGAAGGGGATACCAGAGATATCATTAgtccaccattttctctttttcttcttccgtAAGGCATCATCAGCGGCGGTCCAAACAAGTTAAAGCtcacatatatttatttttatttatttatgacttttttttcaccaaccaaaccaaaactACTTAATTACCAGCACTGGTACTTGAAggtattaataatttcaattttattattaaaatgcAGGATGGAGAAAGTGAAGATAAAGACAGCAGCTGGGATTGCAAAGGTTGCAGGCCTGGTAGTGAGCATGATAGGTGTGGCAGTCCTTTCTTTTTACAAGGGACCCCAGTTGAAGCCTTTTTTACATCATCACCTCTTGCAGTCTCATAACAGCCATCAAGACCAACAACAAGCTcatgcttcttcttctgggCACAGATGGATGATTGGTTGTTTTCTCCTGCTCGTTTCTATTATTTGTTGGAGCTTGTGGCTTGTACTTCAGGTACTAACCAGTCTTCTCTGTCCTATacccttaattaatttattttcctctctttttatattttttagcTTTGTTTTGTTACATTGGAGGAAAGAAACCCCCACAGGGAGCCATGGGGGAGgaggaatccaccaccactGTGGTGGGAACCCTTTggcatattttttttgttttttgtttttccaaaatcAGAAAGAGGGAGTGGGATTTTTATCGCACACATTGTCAAAGTGCTATGCAGGTTCGAATTTGAAATCACTAATCAGAAAATTATGGCTTTTTTCACAAGTCTAGACCCCATTggtgatatatttttttaattttttgggtaaCAGACGAGcttaattttaaaacttaaatgcATGCTGATGGTGGTTTAATCTAGTGTGTTTTATTGGCTTGGTTGAACAGGCTCAACTTCTTGTAAAGTACCCTGCAAAGCTACGCTTCACAAGTCTACAATGCCTGTCAAGTGCAGCACAGTCATTTGTTGTTGCCATCGCTTTGGAAAGAGATCCTAGTCAGTGGAATCTGGGCTGGAACATTAATTTACTTGCAATTGCTTATTGTGTAAGCAGATTTTAAGCTTTTTCTCTGCAGCCTTTCCTTCTTTAACTTTGTCCTGGCagcagagaaaacaaaaaaaaataaaaaacaaaaacccgaCATGATTAAGATCATTGCCAAAGAAGTAGGTTATTCTAGAATTTTAGTCTTGGCAAAAGGGTTCAATAATAAACTTTGTAAAGCTTGTTGCATAAGTAAGATTCAAGTTGGAGAAATTGGGGGTTTAAATTATCAGGTCTAGGTGGGTCCATTTATAGTGactaaatttttcttttttggtttaaattttcatgtttcatttcttttagttaaaatttgaCTTGTGTGGTAAAAATCAGGGCATTATGGTGACCGGCGTTTCATACTACTTGCAAGCATATGTGATTGAGAAGAAGGGGCCAGTTTTCCAAGCCATGTCACAGCCATTAAATCTCATCATCACAGTTATTGGCTCGGTGTTGCTCTTAGGGGAGGCCATCAGTTTGGGAAGGTGAATGAattcttttcatattttatatacAAAGGGAGAAGTCTCAAACcctgaaatattcaaaaaccCTGAGAATGTCCATgttgaacaaaaatatttttcattcttttttattttattttttatttttaaatctttgtatctttgtatatatctatatatttaacaaaagaggctagtattttattaattttccaaattatatatatacagtccccttctattgagggatccctcaaataaatttgagggacacctttTAGGGTCccatacttatttttttaaacaatcgaaaccatttatttttttaaatgattttacttagcaaaaaaagaaaagaaaagaagtttaaattctttggaaaatAACGTCACTTTATAAAGTGaataattattcaatttagacGTTTTGTTTGCATTCGGATGATGATGGGTGGAAGATCGAATGTCCTAATCATCTCATGTGGCTCTCCTTTTTGCAGTGTTTTAGGTGGAATCCTGATGGCTGCGAGCCTTTACAGTGTTTTGTGGGGAAAAAGCAAAGAGCTGAAGAGCATGGAAAATCGTACTTGCTTATCAGTTCCAGTTCAACCTGAAAAGGAACGTGCGCAGCTGAAAGAGGCAGAGGCTACCATCACTGAACCAACCTTGTTTGTTTAACATATATAACCTAGTTTTGTTCACTTCTTAAATTAAGATGCAATCCAGCTTTTGTAGATGTCGTATTGTGTTGCCGATCCCGGTTAACTAATGGGGATTATGGTGGTTGTTTTTCTCTAAAATATTTCTGCTATTGTGTTATATATAGGATGGCCCCTGTGCATTGATGACACGCATAAATCGAGATATGatccaaatttaaaacaaacaaaaggacTATTGTAAGACTAGGTAAAAGTAGAGAGATAAACACAATAAAATATAGACTGCTCGATAATTATTACTTTCTAACTTTGTTCAAGATACCTGAACGGTTCAGCTCCAGAGTTCTTAGAAAAAGGGATAGAagtgtgtttgtttttggacaAAAGAGATAGAAATCTTTAGTCGTTGCAATAAATGGCTTGTTTTTAAAGTTTCCCTCTCCAATTTCATTATCATATGTATGTCACATTCTGAGTACTGATAAATTATAAGTCGTCAGTCCTATAAATTTATAACATCACATGCTAAATTCAACAATAATCAACAACATTTATGAATGTTAAATGTGGAATGTAATAGTAGCCTTCAAGTGGTCCAATAATCCCATTGTTGAGAAAGTTTGAAACCAAAATTTCGAAATATTAATGACTACTTTTGACCTAGCTTTAGACTTTTAGAATATGAACCACTCAAGGGGTTCGATGGGCATCGAGGAGGTCTCGAGTCGGAGAAGAACTGGCATGTCACAGGGATATAGCACTGTTTTTCTATCCTCATCCAATTACTTTCAGTCACGTGACGTGTGATAGGACGTGATTGATTgggatagcaaaacagtgttatcCCCGTTATATAGATATTTCTAAAATTCTttgaaaaagaatttaaatctTTCATAGGTTTCCAAATTTCCTCCATTGTCCATGTAGTTCCCTTTCACATATGGTGTGATGAGAGAGATGAATTAAGTAGATCATATGTGGCGTCTAAGAGCTAGTGGTTTATAGATAGTTATTGGACTCAGTATATGTAGATATGTCAAAACTTTCCACATCAATTCACATGCAGCCTACAATCGTATCATAATTGTTCCAACTCATTCACATATAAAAATGGTCCCAAGATTAATAGAAACGCTCATCAAATTGACACTCCATCGTTTATATATCCATCACTGAATAAAACACAGATATCATGTTTTAATTGTGTGTTCTGACTGCTATTATTTTCACGGGAACAATCATAGACTACCATTAGTAAAGAGACTTGAATGGGAATGATAGTAACTCTAACAACAAGTTTCAAGTGTAGctatatcttcttcttcttctttttttaagtcATTAGTTATGTGACACAGATACTATATGTCATTCCATTTTTGACACATGAAAGTTATCTTTGCACAACGACAAGTTAGAAACTCTTTGTAGTGAGGGAAGGGCCTGTCCTGACTTTTGAGTGGTCCAGgttagaaatttaaaaaaaaacttatgcacATGTTCTTTCATTTTGGCTTAAATATGGTAAGTTCATTGaactaaaacaaacaaataagtCATCAACTAGAATAATTAAACATTTTATTGagagaaaatgttggattaaTTAGAGGTTTGTTATTCCAAAACAaatgaataattttttaaatgtgggtcattgtgttgttaaaggtgAAGTGATTTTTGAAATGATCATGAAATTCGAAAATGAGGTAAATTGAGTGAGAGGAAGTATCATAAACTTTAATTTCAACTTGATAAAAATAATGCCATACAAAAATTGGAGCCCTGTCACACAGACAAGAATCTATCTTACTTAGACTACCTTTCTTTCTTGAACTATAGTTCTCAATTAAATACTCAAAGGTAGCATATCATTATGAATTATAAAGCAGCCAAGTGAAAGTAAAgtagaaataaaatattttaagaaaaagacaGTAACAATAATATAGTAAACAAAGTAGCAACAATATATTCTATATTTATAGGGGTGAGATTCtcaaagtaataaaataaataaacctttGTGGGTGGGGATGGGATTCTCATACcactttgattaattaaattaataatgcATGCAACCATCAAGTTAAGTACATGGATAGATGAAGTTGATTTTCTACTTTGCGTTATATCCATCAGCAGTACTAGTGCCGTCAAGATTCTTATGAAAAACATtgtcaataaaaaatattcttttgaaaaaagaaaaagaaaatcaatggtCAATCGGTTGAaaatatttgttatttttactttttgctttttcaaaGAGAATGAGAATAGGTGTCTTCAAATAGCATTACTAATGAGCATATACAAGATAAATTTCAACTTAAGAAGAGGGTTGAGATAAACTTTTGTCTTTGGTCCTATAGTTTGTTTCCACTTTAGTTTATGTGGTTTTAATTATGATGATTTGACTTTTATAGTATGATATTCATCGTAATTTAAAGATATTTGAACTCTATTTAATTTCGTGACGGAGTAAGCACGTGTCCCTCACTTGCACTGGCGTATCCAGGAATTTCTCGAAAGAGGTGCAATTTTGAAAGGctaaaagttttttaaaaaaatgacaacCAAATATCCTTATAATTTACACAATACCAATGTAATTCGTAATTTATAgtaaaaaataacattacaATTAACCAAAAATTGTTGCCGACGAGGTTTCATATCATGAAAACATCGTATTATATTTTCAAGAGTAgataaaataaagagagagcCAAATCAACCTATTCCTCCCCAAGTATATGCTAATGATCATACAAATATAGAGAGagccaaattaataaaataaaataatataaaaacatattattaaaagaaaaacgaaaCTGACGTTtcctgaagaagaaaaaaaaaagcagcatgtttcatatttttttctagATTAACTATGAATTACATTCAAAGTTACTGTGGAAGTTTGATCgatacaatattttctttcttgacaCAAGACTTAATCAATGAATCAGTTTCTATAAAAGAATGAATTCTCtcataacaaaataaaaaggagggaaaaaaaaacaaacgttaaaaaaaattatgaatttgatgaTCTTTTTATGAGGACTTCGATTGGTGTGATGGGGACGGAAAGaatatatcaaaaaaataataataataataaaaaggcgAACTCTCCTTATTGAAGGAGTTTCgtcatttttttgggtctacAGTACgaattttttgttcattttttttcttgttctaaaacgacgtcgttttgaccagggattaaaaaaaaatagacatGTGTGCTGCATGCAGTGCACAGTGCAATGCAGCAAAAGAAAGGAACTGTTGGAGGACTTTTGTCGAACAGGTGGAGTGTGCAGAGGACTTAGCAAAGGGGCAACTTTCCGACACCTGCAACGCTTGCTTCGGGGAGAAGAGGTGCATcacctccttgcgcctctATAAGTTCGCCACAGCTCACGTGGATATTAAACTACAAGGATCAAATTGCATCAAATTGAAATCACACATAAACCAAAATAGAAAATCCTAACAAACTACATGGACCgaaaatgaatattttgtagattttaatatatattttctctccctctctctctctctctacaccTCTATCATTTAtctgtcttcttctttgagcAGTGTAGTCTTTATCCGAAGTGTATATGACAAATGAAGTGATTTACTTTGAGTAGGATATGGGCCTTTCAGTAGATGACTACGTTTCAGTCTCTTTGTGAAAAGGTGGCACTATGCAAAAAGAGAGTAGCTTCCTTACGTTATATATTTGCTGGAATTGTAAATtagtgataaaaaaaaaagtaaaacattctttttcttcttttttttctttttcttcagtttcgAAAGCAACCACCGTCTATCATCAAATTGGAAAatgacttctttttttggacagaaaattggaaaatgacTTTGATGTGAACAAAAGTGCAACTTACATTTCCTGTCGGTATAAAACACAACTGCTAATGTGAAACttaaaagtaaaaggaaaaaaaaatggcatgCATATCTCTTGCACATATATAGCTCAGTATGTAGGAGACTATCTTTGACACCAGTAGCGGATTTAGGATTTTTCATTCTGGGGGTCAACGTGtaaaaggttaaaaaaaattctatccAAAATAGACTCATTGAAATGAAACGATAGTATTCTAATTCATAGTTAATAGATAAAACCATACAAAATATTCATGTCCATTATCAAAGAGAACTgcatcaacttcaaaaaatagaCACACACtgcaataaaccaaaaatatcTCTAAGAATGTgataataaaccaaaaaaattagcGCAATACTCTTCGTCTCCCAAGACGTCTCATCCTATTCGACCTAAGAGCTGACATATATTAGCGCAATCCTGCTCAGTTTAGGgcatttatgttatttttgaggtACGTAGTCGTTTTGATTTTGGGCTTTATTTGCATTTCTTTTAGGCTCTAGCTCTCAAACTTTGAACCTTTATAAGTACTGTCTTAGGGGGAACTTTTTCAAGCAAATATTTCTTAAATATGTAGGAGTTAGATTATTCTTGTAAATTTCTTTGTAgattgaacatctaaggcTTTTTACCTATATTGACCTTAGgtcccttcatgcattcatatcaaacatgaaaaattattttatgtaaaaatattggctaagtatgaaaaatgatttttcaggataatcattttctcaagataatttttggcggtttttattccttacacatcaaataagaaaacttaattttatgggattctagtatgaagtatatattgacttaatgagccatcatttttagcctaatcCTATATATTTTACACTAAAACCAATTTTCTCAGTAATGATACATACCATACATCAATGTCATCATCGACATCAATTCCGTCTAAtttttcatatcaaatttggTTACGTTACTTTTATAAAGCAAACTCGTCTTGACACTCCCACCCACAGGAATTGAAGTCGAAAATGACATTGATGTGCAACAATAGGTGGAGATGATATTGATCGACTTGAAGGAATAAGAATAGAAATGATTTGTTTGAAATAGCACATATGGAATActaatgataaaaaaaaaataattaaaaataaataaaaaaccttgTTAAAAACTAGACTTACGGTTCATGAATTTGTCAACATTCATATCAAGGGTGTGGAAATGA
Protein-coding regions in this window:
- the LOC18781550 gene encoding WAT1-related protein At5g64700, encoding MGSTKPYLAVIFIQIIYAGMILLSKAAFNGGMNSYVFVFYRQMAGSLFMSPLAMIFERKSATPLSVVTFCKIFMLSFLGITLAINAYCIALTYTSATLGAASINCLPVATFFFAVLLRMEKVKIKTAAGIAKVAGLVVSMIGVAVLSFYKGPQLKPFLHHHLLQSHNSHQDQQQAHASSSGHRWMIGCFLLLVSIICWSLWLVLQAQLLVKYPAKLRFTSLQCLSSAAQSFVVAIALERDPSQWNLGWNINLLAIAYCGIMVTGVSYYLQAYVIEKKGPVFQAMSQPLNLIITVIGSVLLLGEAISLGSVLGGILMAASLYSVLWGKSKELKSMENRTCLSVPVQPEKERAQLKEAEATITEPTLFV